The following proteins come from a genomic window of Pyxidicoccus sp. MSG2:
- the gndA gene encoding NADP-dependent phosphogluconate dehydrogenase has protein sequence MGDTAGAQFGVAGMGVMGAALALNIADHGFRVTAWDRHTERIDEMHKKYGHEELKGTASLEEFVQRLERPRRVLLMVTAGAAVDQMMERLFPLLSPGDVIMDAGNSWFLDTRRREELCKTKGLHFLGIGVSGGEEGARHGPSIMPGGPPEAYALVRPVLEAIAARAESGLCVTHVGPDGAGHFVKMVHNGIEYADMQLLAETYDVLRRGLGLSAEAVADLFSKWNQGIAESFLLETSIQVLRKKDAETGRPLVDLVLDKAGQKGTGKWTVQVALDLGVPVPSIASALDARNLSVMKDERVAASAKLKGPTEALSAEEKAQLASWAHDALYAARVVTYAQGMRLIQAASTEYKWNISLAEMARIWRGGCIIRAKLLTPLRESFEKQPALPNLMVSDAFAPVLEKMAPAWRRLVGVAAKAGIPVPVFSASLAYMDSYRSPELPQNLTQAQRDAFGAHTYQRRDRPEAGFVHTEWNK, from the coding sequence ATGGGTGACACAGCGGGCGCGCAGTTCGGCGTGGCGGGCATGGGAGTCATGGGGGCGGCCCTCGCCCTCAACATCGCGGACCACGGCTTCCGGGTGACGGCGTGGGACCGCCACACCGAGCGCATCGACGAGATGCACAAGAAGTACGGCCACGAGGAGCTGAAGGGCACCGCGTCGCTGGAGGAGTTCGTCCAGCGCCTGGAGCGCCCGCGCCGGGTGCTGCTGATGGTGACGGCGGGCGCGGCGGTGGACCAGATGATGGAGCGGCTCTTCCCGCTGCTGTCGCCCGGTGACGTCATCATGGACGCGGGCAACTCCTGGTTCCTCGACACGCGCCGCCGCGAGGAGCTGTGCAAGACGAAGGGACTGCACTTCCTGGGCATCGGCGTGTCGGGCGGTGAGGAGGGCGCGCGCCACGGCCCGTCCATCATGCCGGGTGGCCCGCCGGAGGCGTACGCGCTGGTGCGCCCCGTGCTGGAGGCCATCGCCGCGCGCGCGGAGTCCGGCCTGTGCGTCACCCACGTGGGGCCGGACGGCGCCGGCCACTTCGTGAAGATGGTGCACAACGGCATCGAATACGCGGACATGCAGCTGCTGGCGGAGACGTACGACGTGCTGCGCCGGGGCCTCGGCCTGAGCGCGGAGGCGGTGGCGGACCTGTTCTCCAAGTGGAACCAGGGCATCGCCGAGTCCTTCCTGCTGGAGACCAGCATCCAGGTGCTGCGCAAGAAGGACGCGGAGACGGGCAGGCCGCTGGTGGACCTGGTGCTGGACAAGGCGGGCCAGAAGGGCACGGGCAAGTGGACGGTGCAGGTGGCGTTGGACCTGGGCGTCCCGGTGCCCTCCATCGCCTCGGCGCTGGACGCGCGCAACCTGTCCGTCATGAAGGACGAGCGCGTGGCGGCGAGCGCGAAGCTGAAGGGCCCCACCGAGGCGCTGTCGGCGGAGGAGAAGGCGCAGCTCGCATCCTGGGCACATGACGCGCTCTACGCGGCGCGGGTGGTGACGTACGCGCAGGGCATGCGGCTCATCCAGGCGGCGTCCACCGAGTACAAGTGGAACATCTCCCTGGCGGAGATGGCGCGCATCTGGCGGGGCGGCTGCATCATCCGCGCGAAGCTGCTGACGCCGCTGCGCGAGTCCTTCGAGAAGCAGCCGGCCCTGCCGAATCTCATGGTGTCGGACGCCTTCGCGCCGGTGCTGGAGAAGATGGCTCCCGCGTGGCGCAGGCTGGTGGGCGTGGCCGCGAAGGCGGGCATCCCCGTGCCGGTGTTCAGCGCGTCGCTGGCGTACATGGACAGCTACCGCAGCCCGGAACTGCCTCAGAACCTCACGCAGGCGCAGCGCGACGCCTTCGGCGCGCACACGTACCAGCGCCGCGACAGGCCCGAGGCCGGCTTCGTCCACACGGAGTGGAACAAATAG
- a CDS encoding PQQ-dependent sugar dehydrogenase: MRTPLMTSLLFLLWSSPSWAASVPAGFTETAYTSSALSPATGMAWAPDGSGRLFIILKNGVVRTVAMKDGALETQSGTNTPISRVFATELNVHTNSECGLIGIAFDPNYVVNRYVYFFVTVSASEQRIVRYTDANGVGTARTQVVTGLPTVGQNHDGGGLGFGPDGKLYWSIGDLGNGTGVDADLTSLAAKVGRANLDGTPVNDNPFNDGVGPNNEYIWARGFRNPFTLTFQPSTGKLWSNTVGTGYEQVFVVGRRNHAGYNDYENNQPTTNDYIQPVIKYRTNSVDTRNLTGAGAVRSGGVTTFTTTGAHGFRKGEKLTLAGVGNASFNGTFYVASAPAEPTATTFTVAQPGQPDASSGGGTATTQALGGSLTGGTFYDATLFPPEYRGNFFFGDYNSAQVTRATLAADNSVATVDEWGTGFSANVDMAVGPDGALYALGYTNGTVRRIVPSAPGQKLVVSGLNLRVVEGGRTAFTVRLAQAPTAAVTVQVTRALGGSEDLSVVGGGSLTFSQTDWSVPRVVTLEAVEDVDAVEDVATFTVTAAGLGEEAVVVTTIDNNAPRLVLSSSQVSVPENGTATFDVSLSKQPSGNVTVNVAPTQGDADITVQDGASLSFTAGNWNTPRTVTLAAAPDADGLGGVATITVAAPGLDARSVVATEVDDEPLAPIITSTPITTAVVGNPYRYDVEAEARPAPTYSLVGTVPAGMALDAATGLLSWTPSAAGSVDVVVRVSNGEVPDAEQSFRITVKTDEAPRAVLTRPQEGERVSGGATGEFFGDCVDDVGCTRAEFYVDGVLQYTDTRTDNHFHFGGEHNRWDTTGLTPGGHLVRFVVVDTAGMQSEVQVTVCAGDGSCALSQPDAGTGEPQEPGDDSGCGCGAAPVAPLAWLALGALALRRRRARGG, from the coding sequence ATGCGTACCCCCCTCATGACATCGCTGTTGTTCCTGCTCTGGTCTTCCCCCTCATGGGCGGCCTCGGTGCCTGCCGGCTTCACGGAGACGGCCTACACGTCCAGCGCGCTGTCACCCGCCACGGGCATGGCGTGGGCGCCGGATGGCTCGGGCCGCCTGTTCATCATCCTCAAGAATGGCGTGGTGCGCACGGTGGCGATGAAGGACGGCGCCCTGGAGACGCAGTCGGGAACGAATACGCCCATCTCGCGCGTGTTCGCGACGGAGCTCAACGTCCACACCAACAGCGAGTGCGGTCTCATCGGCATCGCGTTCGACCCGAACTACGTGGTCAACCGGTACGTCTATTTCTTCGTCACCGTCTCCGCCTCCGAGCAGCGCATCGTCCGCTACACGGATGCCAATGGCGTGGGCACCGCGCGCACGCAGGTCGTCACCGGGCTGCCCACCGTCGGGCAGAATCATGACGGCGGAGGCCTGGGCTTCGGCCCGGACGGGAAGCTGTACTGGTCCATTGGCGACCTGGGTAACGGCACTGGCGTGGATGCCGACCTGACGTCGCTCGCGGCGAAGGTGGGCCGCGCCAACCTGGACGGCACGCCCGTCAACGACAACCCCTTCAACGACGGCGTGGGCCCCAACAACGAGTACATCTGGGCGCGCGGCTTCCGCAATCCCTTCACGCTCACCTTCCAGCCGTCCACCGGGAAGCTGTGGAGCAACACCGTGGGCACGGGCTACGAGCAGGTCTTCGTGGTGGGTAGGAGAAACCACGCCGGCTACAACGACTACGAGAACAACCAGCCCACCACCAACGATTACATCCAACCCGTCATCAAGTACCGCACCAACAGCGTCGACACGCGCAACCTCACCGGGGCCGGGGCGGTGCGCAGCGGGGGCGTCACCACCTTCACCACCACCGGGGCGCACGGCTTCCGCAAGGGCGAGAAGCTCACCCTCGCGGGCGTGGGCAACGCGAGCTTCAACGGCACCTTCTACGTCGCCAGCGCGCCCGCCGAGCCCACCGCCACCACCTTCACCGTGGCACAGCCGGGGCAGCCGGATGCGAGCAGCGGAGGCGGCACCGCGACGACGCAGGCGCTGGGCGGCTCCCTCACCGGCGGCACCTTCTATGACGCCACGCTCTTCCCTCCGGAGTACCGCGGCAACTTCTTCTTCGGCGACTACAACTCCGCGCAGGTGACGCGCGCCACGCTGGCGGCGGACAACTCGGTGGCCACGGTGGACGAGTGGGGCACGGGCTTCTCGGCGAACGTGGACATGGCGGTGGGGCCGGACGGGGCGCTGTACGCGCTCGGGTACACCAACGGCACCGTGCGCCGCATCGTCCCTTCCGCGCCCGGGCAGAAGCTGGTGGTGTCCGGGCTCAACCTGCGCGTGGTGGAGGGCGGGCGCACCGCCTTCACCGTGCGCCTGGCCCAGGCCCCCACCGCGGCCGTCACGGTGCAGGTGACGCGGGCCCTGGGGGGCTCGGAGGACCTGAGCGTCGTCGGTGGCGGCTCGCTCACCTTCTCCCAGACGGACTGGAGCGTTCCCCGCGTGGTGACGCTCGAGGCGGTGGAGGATGTGGACGCCGTGGAGGACGTCGCCACCTTCACGGTGACGGCGGCGGGGCTCGGAGAGGAGGCGGTGGTGGTCACCACCATCGACAACAACGCCCCGAGGCTGGTGCTGTCCTCCTCGCAGGTGTCCGTCCCGGAGAACGGCACCGCCACCTTCGACGTGTCGCTGTCCAAGCAGCCCTCGGGCAACGTCACCGTCAACGTGGCTCCCACGCAGGGCGACGCGGACATCACGGTGCAGGACGGGGCCTCGCTCTCCTTCACGGCCGGGAACTGGAACACGCCGAGGACTGTCACCCTGGCGGCCGCGCCAGACGCGGACGGCCTCGGCGGCGTCGCCACCATCACCGTGGCCGCGCCGGGGCTGGATGCACGCTCGGTGGTGGCCACGGAGGTGGATGACGAGCCGCTGGCCCCCATCATCACCTCCACGCCCATCACCACCGCGGTGGTGGGAAATCCCTACCGCTACGACGTGGAGGCGGAGGCCCGGCCGGCCCCGACGTACTCGCTGGTGGGCACGGTGCCGGCGGGGATGGCTCTCGACGCGGCCACGGGCCTGCTCTCCTGGACGCCCTCGGCGGCGGGCTCGGTGGACGTCGTCGTGCGGGTGAGCAACGGCGAGGTTCCGGACGCGGAGCAGTCCTTCCGCATCACCGTGAAGACGGACGAGGCGCCGCGCGCCGTCCTCACGCGCCCCCAGGAGGGTGAGCGCGTGTCCGGCGGCGCCACGGGCGAGTTCTTCGGTGACTGCGTGGACGACGTGGGCTGCACGCGCGCCGAGTTCTACGTGGACGGCGTGCTGCAATACACGGACACGCGCACGGACAACCACTTCCACTTCGGCGGCGAGCACAACCGCTGGGACACCACCGGGCTGACGCCGGGCGGGCACCTCGTCCGCTTCGTCGTGGTGGACACCGCGGGGATGCAGTCCGAGGTGCAGGTGACGGTGTGCGCCGGTGACGGGAGCTGCGCGCTGTCACAGCCGGACGCGGGGACGGGTGAGCCGCAGGAGCCGGGGGACGACAGCGGCTGCGGCTGCGGCGCGGCCCCGGTGGCGCCGCTCGCGTGGCTGGCCCTGGGCGCGCTGGCGCTGCGGCGGAGGCGGGCGCGCGGGGGGTGA
- a CDS encoding lysophospholipid acyltransferase family protein — protein MKYAVTLWFWLVFALTAPVLFTLGALLLLVTYPFDRDRRLLHSLVCRWCHGLWLHLSPGWRTRVEGRELLPRGPCVLVVNHQSAVDILAVMGLRYPYKFVAKASLFSLPLVGWMMSLLAYVPIVRGTSTALHQLMDPCRKWLRRGMPVLIFPEGTYSTGGQLLPFKRGAFQLALEEHVPVVPVVVEGTPELLDGDGPWMHPRASIRVRVLPPLPPETFGPDPVALASRVRSLYEQTLSATG, from the coding sequence ATGAAGTACGCCGTCACGCTCTGGTTCTGGCTCGTCTTCGCGCTGACCGCCCCGGTGCTCTTCACGCTGGGGGCGCTGCTGCTGCTCGTCACGTATCCCTTCGACAGGGACCGCCGGCTGCTGCACTCGCTGGTGTGTCGCTGGTGCCATGGGCTGTGGCTGCACCTGTCCCCGGGCTGGCGCACGCGCGTGGAGGGCCGCGAGCTGCTGCCGCGCGGGCCGTGCGTGCTGGTGGTGAATCACCAGTCCGCCGTGGACATCCTGGCCGTCATGGGCCTGCGCTACCCGTACAAGTTCGTGGCCAAGGCGTCGCTGTTCTCCCTGCCACTGGTGGGGTGGATGATGTCGCTGCTGGCCTACGTCCCCATCGTTCGCGGCACCTCCACCGCCCTGCACCAGTTGATGGACCCGTGCCGGAAGTGGCTGCGCCGGGGCATGCCGGTGCTCATCTTCCCGGAGGGCACCTACTCCACCGGAGGCCAGCTGCTGCCCTTCAAGCGCGGCGCGTTCCAGCTGGCGCTGGAGGAGCACGTGCCGGTGGTGCCGGTGGTGGTGGAGGGCACGCCGGAGCTGCTGGACGGCGATGGCCCCTGGATGCACCCGCGCGCCTCCATCCGCGTACGGGTGCTGCCGCCGCTGCCGCCCGAGACGTTCGGCCCCGACCCGGTGGCGCTGGCCTCACGCGTGCGCTCGCTGTACGAGCAGACCCTGTCCGCCACCGGCTGA
- a CDS encoding FkbM family methyltransferase, producing MLPLKPALQAARIAHSFFPFSQLRTARLLLGLNGQRPLEVERQLFGYDVSLRAHRSTTHLLLYLQGEKFLSDLVLIAPHVRPGMVAFDVGANIGYLSLYLRSRIGPDGQLHSFEPEPDNFEELDANLRRNGLDNCHAVQAAVGSQEGTLTFAPGLNGHVPEDGAPGISVPVVTLDGFIAKHGVPRVDFVKIDVEGFELDVLNGMKDVLSRRDKPILYIEVHGRGEFPRGDPRRVCELLEGHYRNIRAYVSPDDFKARQGRVARVLNRLSPFDSIERQCRVELSEVKQRDTLRYQLLCLP from the coding sequence ATGCTCCCGCTCAAGCCCGCCCTCCAGGCCGCCCGCATTGCCCACAGCTTCTTCCCGTTCAGCCAGCTGCGCACCGCGCGCCTGCTGCTGGGGCTCAACGGGCAGCGGCCGCTGGAGGTCGAGCGCCAGTTGTTCGGCTATGACGTCTCGCTGCGGGCCCACCGCAGCACCACGCACCTGCTGCTGTATCTCCAGGGCGAGAAGTTCCTGTCGGACCTGGTGCTCATCGCCCCGCACGTGCGGCCGGGCATGGTGGCCTTCGACGTGGGCGCCAACATCGGCTACCTGTCCCTGTACCTGCGCAGCCGCATCGGCCCGGACGGGCAGCTCCACAGCTTCGAGCCCGAGCCGGACAACTTCGAGGAGCTGGACGCCAACCTGCGCCGCAACGGCCTGGACAACTGCCACGCGGTGCAGGCCGCGGTGGGCTCCCAGGAAGGCACGCTGACGTTCGCCCCCGGCCTCAACGGCCACGTCCCCGAGGACGGCGCGCCCGGCATCTCCGTCCCCGTCGTCACCCTGGACGGCTTCATCGCGAAGCACGGCGTGCCGCGCGTGGACTTCGTGAAGATTGACGTGGAGGGCTTCGAGCTGGACGTGCTCAACGGCATGAAGGACGTGCTGTCCCGGCGCGACAAGCCCATCCTCTACATCGAGGTGCACGGCCGCGGGGAATTTCCCCGGGGAGACCCGCGCCGCGTCTGCGAGCTGCTCGAAGGCCACTACCGGAACATCCGCGCCTACGTGTCGCCGGACGACTTCAAGGCGCGGCAGGGCCGGGTGGCCCGCGTGCTCAACCGCCTGTCCCCCTTCGACAGCATCGAGCGCCAGTGCCGCGTGGAGCTGTCCGAAGTGAAGCAGCGCGACACCCTGCGGTACCAGCTGCTCTGCCTGCCCTGA
- the zwf gene encoding glucose-6-phosphate dehydrogenase, translating into MDAQGLHIETHPREGDPVVRAGRPDPCTVVIFGATGDLAERKLFPALFELARANLLPDHFAVVAYSRSKLEGDAFREHVKEGLQKFSRTQPLDEATWKRFAPRLEVVSGAYDDPSSFARLKEKLEQVARSHGTDGNQLYYMATPASTFPQILQGLAQAGLLPRQEQPHQKSWRRLVIEKPFGHDLESARELNRQLSAVLDEKQVFRIDHYLGKETVQNILVFRFANAIFEPLWNRNHIDHVEITAAEKIGVEGRGGFYDETGVIRDMVQNHLLQVLALCAMEPPVSFGAEDIRDEKNKVFRALRPLEGRDVTQAVVAGQYEGYRQEKGVKPDSRTPTYVAMKMNVDSWRWQGVPFFLRAGKNLKGRLTEVSIHFKSVPVGLFAGEGATCQRLQPNVLTLRIQPKEGIALSFESKVPGEDVSIAGVTMDFNYAESFAKPVPEAYERLLLDCMRGNATLFARQDSVEQAWSYVTPILQALESGEGGEIHPYAPGTSGPDAAAALLARSGRRWTPL; encoded by the coding sequence ATGGACGCGCAGGGGCTGCACATCGAGACCCATCCCCGTGAAGGAGACCCGGTGGTGCGCGCGGGCCGTCCGGACCCGTGCACGGTGGTCATCTTCGGCGCCACGGGGGACCTGGCCGAGCGCAAGCTGTTCCCCGCGCTGTTCGAGCTGGCCCGCGCCAACCTCCTCCCGGACCACTTCGCCGTCGTCGCGTACAGCCGCTCCAAGCTGGAGGGGGACGCCTTCCGCGAGCACGTGAAGGAGGGCCTCCAGAAGTTCTCCCGCACGCAACCGCTGGACGAGGCCACCTGGAAGCGCTTCGCCCCGCGGCTGGAGGTCGTCTCCGGCGCCTACGACGACCCGTCCTCCTTCGCCCGCCTGAAGGAGAAGCTGGAGCAGGTCGCCAGGAGCCACGGCACCGACGGCAACCAGCTCTATTACATGGCCACACCGGCCTCCACCTTCCCGCAAATCCTCCAGGGCCTCGCCCAGGCCGGCCTGCTGCCCCGGCAGGAGCAGCCCCACCAGAAGTCCTGGCGGCGGCTGGTCATCGAGAAGCCCTTCGGGCACGACCTGGAGAGCGCGCGCGAGCTGAACCGCCAACTGTCCGCGGTGCTGGACGAGAAGCAGGTGTTCCGCATCGACCACTACCTGGGCAAGGAGACGGTGCAGAACATCCTCGTCTTCCGCTTCGCCAACGCCATCTTCGAGCCGCTGTGGAACCGCAACCACATCGACCACGTGGAAATCACCGCGGCGGAGAAGATTGGCGTGGAAGGCCGCGGCGGCTTCTACGACGAGACGGGCGTCATCCGGGACATGGTGCAGAACCACCTGCTCCAGGTGCTCGCGCTGTGCGCCATGGAGCCGCCGGTGTCCTTCGGCGCGGAGGACATCCGCGACGAGAAGAACAAGGTGTTCCGCGCGCTGCGCCCGCTCGAGGGCCGCGACGTGACCCAGGCGGTGGTCGCGGGCCAGTACGAGGGGTACCGCCAGGAGAAGGGCGTGAAGCCCGACTCGCGCACGCCCACGTACGTGGCCATGAAGATGAACGTGGACTCGTGGCGCTGGCAGGGCGTGCCCTTCTTCCTGCGCGCGGGGAAGAACCTGAAGGGGCGCCTGACGGAGGTGTCCATCCACTTCAAGTCGGTGCCGGTGGGCCTCTTCGCCGGCGAGGGTGCCACGTGCCAGCGCCTGCAGCCCAACGTGCTCACGCTGCGCATCCAGCCGAAGGAAGGCATCGCCCTGTCCTTCGAGTCCAAGGTGCCCGGTGAGGACGTGAGCATCGCGGGCGTCACCATGGACTTCAACTACGCGGAGAGCTTCGCCAAGCCGGTGCCGGAGGCGTACGAGCGGCTGCTGCTGGACTGCATGCGCGGCAACGCCACCCTCTTCGCGCGGCAGGACAGCGTGGAGCAGGCGTGGAGCTACGTGACGCCCATCCTCCAGGCGCTGGAGTCCGGCGAGGGCGGCGAGATACATCCGTACGCGCCCGGCACGTCCGGCCCGGACGCCGCCGCCGCCCTGCTGGCCCGCAGCGGCCGCAGGTGGACACCGCTATGA
- a CDS encoding PhzF family phenazine biosynthesis protein, with protein MRLPLFQVDAFTSRVFGGNPAAVCPLDAWLPDADLQAIALENNLSETAFFVRESGGLRLRWFTPTQEVDLCGHATLAAAWVLFHRREVGLERVEFASRSGPLVVTQEADGWLAMDFPSRPPTPCPVPAGLVEALGAAPRETFASRDLVAVFDSEEQVRALRPDLARLATLDTFAVVPTAPGRDVDFVSRFFAPRAGVPEDPVTGSAHCSLVPYWAKRLGKSALSARQVSARGGELRCEERGSRVRIAGQAALYLEGFISW; from the coding sequence ATGCGCCTGCCCCTCTTCCAGGTGGATGCCTTCACCTCCCGCGTCTTCGGCGGCAACCCCGCCGCGGTGTGCCCGCTGGACGCGTGGCTTCCGGACGCGGACCTGCAGGCCATCGCCCTGGAGAACAACCTCTCCGAGACGGCCTTCTTCGTCCGCGAGTCTGGCGGCCTCCGGCTGCGCTGGTTCACCCCCACGCAGGAGGTGGACCTGTGCGGCCACGCCACCCTCGCGGCGGCGTGGGTGCTCTTCCACCGCCGGGAGGTGGGGCTGGAGCGCGTGGAGTTCGCCTCGCGCTCCGGGCCGCTGGTGGTGACGCAGGAGGCGGATGGGTGGCTGGCCATGGACTTCCCCTCGCGGCCGCCCACGCCGTGCCCGGTGCCCGCCGGGCTGGTGGAGGCGCTGGGCGCGGCGCCGCGTGAGACGTTCGCCTCGAGAGACCTCGTGGCCGTCTTCGACTCGGAGGAGCAGGTGCGCGCGCTTCGTCCGGACCTGGCGCGGCTGGCGACGCTGGACACCTTCGCGGTGGTGCCGACGGCGCCGGGCAGGGACGTGGACTTCGTGTCGCGCTTCTTCGCGCCGCGCGCGGGCGTGCCGGAGGACCCGGTGACGGGCTCCGCGCACTGCTCGCTGGTGCCGTACTGGGCGAAGCGCCTGGGCAAATCAGCGCTCTCCGCCCGGCAGGTGTCCGCGCGCGGGGGTGAGCTGCGCTGCGAGGAGCGAGGCTCTCGCGTGCGCATCGCCGGTCAGGCCGCGCTGTACCTGGAGGGCTTCATCAGTTGGTGA
- the pgl gene encoding 6-phosphogluconolactonase, giving the protein MSFAPPHIVPSESLAQEAAAWMARSLRDALATRPRASLALSGGGTPVPAYRALAEAKLPWERVDVFFVDERFVPPDHADSNYRMVEDTLLKPLRLPSSQVFRMQGEREDRDTAAREYEATLPPVLDVVLLGMGPDGHTASLFPGHPALEEQQRRVLAIVGPKPPPWRMTLTLPVLLSARAVLNLVAGAGKAEAVRRALAGDVSLPAARVTNTQWMLDPAAAGR; this is encoded by the coding sequence ATGAGCTTCGCCCCACCGCACATCGTCCCCTCCGAGTCGCTCGCGCAGGAGGCCGCCGCGTGGATGGCGCGCTCGCTCCGGGACGCGCTCGCCACGCGCCCGCGCGCCAGCCTCGCCCTGTCCGGCGGCGGCACGCCGGTCCCCGCGTACCGCGCGCTCGCGGAGGCGAAGCTTCCCTGGGAGCGGGTGGACGTCTTCTTCGTGGATGAGCGCTTCGTGCCGCCGGACCACGCGGACAGCAACTACCGCATGGTGGAGGACACGCTGCTCAAGCCGCTGCGGCTGCCCTCCTCGCAGGTGTTCCGCATGCAGGGTGAGCGCGAGGACCGCGACACCGCCGCGCGAGAGTACGAGGCCACGCTCCCGCCGGTGCTGGATGTCGTACTGCTCGGCATGGGGCCGGACGGGCACACGGCCAGCCTCTTCCCCGGCCACCCGGCGCTGGAGGAGCAGCAGCGGCGGGTGCTGGCGATAGTGGGCCCCAAGCCGCCGCCGTGGCGGATGACGTTGACGCTGCCGGTGCTGCTTTCGGCGCGCGCCGTGCTCAACCTGGTGGCGGGCGCGGGCAAGGCGGAAGCGGTGCGCCGGGCGCTGGCGGGGGACGTGTCCCTGCCGGCGGCACGGGTGACGAACACGCAGTGGATGCTGGACCCGGCCGCCGCCGGACGGTGA